A stretch of Candidatus Binatia bacterium DNA encodes these proteins:
- a CDS encoding pyridoxamine 5'-phosphate oxidase family protein, with protein MFIDEMTEDECRTALERVSFGRLACARDNQPYVLPIYFSYDGTHLYGFSAPGQIYGFSTLGQKIEWLRSNPLVCLEIDERTSLHQWMSVVVSGRYEELPDTPEFGYERVQAHEVLQKRAMWWEPAYVVTEHREQLTPIFYRIHITQMTGRRATPDPVEAAASGAKAPTAEESWLGSILHHWNRATTFVIFEPQQTTTEALIKLPQTDQTDALLRNSGLDFSYDRLGGRYRLRLGKDEIERSSNLLTELMKKAQRAGAE; from the coding sequence ATGTTTATTGACGAGATGACTGAGGACGAATGCCGCACCGCGCTAGAGCGCGTGAGTTTCGGTAGATTGGCGTGCGCACGCGATAACCAACCCTATGTTCTTCCGATCTACTTCTCGTACGATGGAACGCATCTCTACGGGTTCAGCGCGCCAGGACAAATCTACGGGTTCAGCACGCTGGGACAAAAGATCGAGTGGCTGCGCTCCAATCCGCTCGTTTGTCTGGAGATTGATGAACGGACGAGCCTCCATCAATGGATGAGCGTTGTTGTTTCTGGTCGCTACGAGGAGTTACCGGATACGCCCGAATTTGGATATGAGCGCGTGCAGGCCCACGAAGTGTTGCAAAAACGCGCGATGTGGTGGGAGCCGGCTTACGTCGTCACGGAGCACCGGGAACAGCTTACGCCCATCTTCTACCGCATTCACATCACGCAGATGACAGGACGCAGAGCGACGCCGGATCCGGTTGAAGCAGCCGCGTCGGGTGCTAAAGCTCCGACGGCTGAAGAAAGCTGGTTGGGCAGCATCCTGCATCACTGGAATCGAGCCACCACTTTTGTAATTTTCGAGCCGCAACAGACTACGACGGAAGCCCTGATCAAACTGCCGCAAACGGACCAAACGGACGCCTTGCTACGCAACAGCGGCCTTGACTTTAGTTACGATCGGCTGGGGGGCCGATACCGTCTACGGCTGGGCAAAGACGAGATCGAGAGGTCCTCGAACCTTCTGACCGAACTCATGAAGAAGGCCCAACGCGCAGGAGCCGAGTGA